A single Stigmatella aurantiaca DNA region contains:
- the gabT gene encoding 4-aminobutyrate--2-oxoglutarate transaminase — translation MSDKNVSLLSRKDAATPRGVGVMAPFFVARAENSELWDVEGRRFIDFAGGIAVLNTGHRHPRVVAAVKAQLDAFTHSAYQIVPYESYVRLAERLNQLTPGAFAKKTTFFSTGAEAVENAVKIARAATGRSGVIAFSGGFHGRTMMGMALTGKVSPYKAGFGPFPPEVYHVPFPSGLHGIRVEDTFQALRNLFAADIEPKRVAAILIEPVQGEGGFYVAPPELMRRLRKLCDEHGILLIADEVQTGFARTGKWFAMQHHDVVPDLVVTAKSLAGGFPLSAVTGRAEVMDAPAPGGLGGTYAGNPLSIAAAHAVLDVIEEEGLVGRANELGGVLRTRLEALKAKVPQMAEVRGLGAMLAVEFCQPGGNTPDAEFTKTVKARALDKGLMLLTCGVHSNVIRFLFPLTVPEPVFKEGLAILESSLAG, via the coding sequence ATGAGTGACAAGAACGTCAGCCTGCTGAGCCGCAAGGACGCCGCCACGCCGCGAGGGGTGGGGGTGATGGCGCCCTTCTTCGTGGCCCGCGCGGAGAACAGCGAACTGTGGGACGTGGAGGGCCGCCGCTTCATCGACTTCGCGGGCGGCATCGCGGTGCTCAACACCGGGCACCGCCACCCCCGGGTGGTCGCCGCGGTGAAGGCCCAGCTGGACGCCTTCACGCACAGCGCCTACCAGATCGTCCCGTATGAGTCCTACGTGCGGCTGGCCGAGCGGCTCAACCAGCTCACCCCCGGCGCGTTCGCCAAGAAGACGACCTTCTTCTCCACGGGCGCGGAGGCGGTGGAGAACGCGGTGAAGATCGCCCGGGCGGCCACGGGCCGCAGCGGCGTCATCGCCTTCAGCGGCGGGTTCCACGGCCGGACGATGATGGGCATGGCGCTCACCGGCAAGGTGTCCCCCTACAAGGCAGGCTTCGGGCCGTTCCCGCCCGAGGTCTACCACGTGCCCTTTCCCTCCGGGCTGCATGGCATCCGCGTGGAGGACACGTTCCAGGCGCTCCGGAACCTCTTCGCGGCGGACATCGAGCCGAAGCGCGTGGCGGCCATCCTCATCGAGCCGGTGCAGGGCGAGGGCGGCTTCTACGTGGCGCCCCCCGAGCTGATGCGGCGCCTGCGCAAGCTGTGTGACGAGCACGGCATCCTGCTCATCGCGGATGAGGTGCAGACGGGCTTCGCGCGCACGGGTAAGTGGTTCGCGATGCAGCACCACGACGTGGTGCCGGACCTGGTGGTGACGGCCAAGTCCCTGGCCGGCGGCTTCCCGCTGTCGGCGGTGACGGGCCGCGCGGAGGTGATGGACGCCCCGGCGCCCGGAGGGCTCGGGGGCACCTACGCGGGCAACCCACTGTCGATCGCGGCGGCGCACGCGGTGCTGGACGTCATCGAGGAGGAGGGGCTGGTGGGCCGGGCCAACGAGCTGGGCGGGGTGCTGCGCACGCGGCTCGAGGCGCTCAAGGCGAAGGTGCCCCAGATGGCGGAGGTGCGCGGGCTGGGGGCCATGCTGGCGGTGGAGTTCTGCCAGCCTGGAGGTAACACCCCGGACGCCGAGTTCACCAAGACGGTGAAGGCGCGGGCGCTGGACAAGGGGCTCATGCTGCTGACGTGCGGCGTCCACTCCAACGTCATCCGCTTCCTCTTCCCGCTGACGGTGCCCGAGCCGGTCTTCAAGGAAGGGCTCGCTATCCTTGAGTCCTCGCTGGCGGGGTAA